One segment of Penaeus chinensis breed Huanghai No. 1 chromosome 14, ASM1920278v2, whole genome shotgun sequence DNA contains the following:
- the LOC125032542 gene encoding major facilitator superfamily domain-containing protein 6-like, with protein MGCSINRPLFLHKILFFTFYGALGSIMAFLTIHMRTLGLNMAEITWINSILPLTSLAGPPLVGLLADRLGNYRVITIVFMALGAMMYTALLFVPPYEVTPVQPVLTLTCDAEGAAIMLDSCGQPCPDLNRSHSSSFRIGGCEQVCLMPHEHNSTELEVKAPPSAEPAYLCLTRPGGDKEYIACNESKTHLEFSRPLVTPQYHGGAEGAVCHYPQHEFNTSEGQFISLTCLTSAPNCRVVCDASEMTEGNSLLQEPMCSVVKGNPTMTLWLYFGFRALAEMFIAILVSLLEAVALTMVHQHNGDYGREKMCGIFAVGVFSPLCGYLMDTQTGTFGVYDYAPVFYVFDGLLMITAIVTLFLPFEVEVTRKSLWKSIGSLIKTSELNILLLLMTLLGTFWGYLKTFVYVYLEDLHASKLLMGLTVTISIVPSLPFLYKSSAVVQFCGHHYLIMLAFVAYCIRFAGLSYITNPWWALLLESLELFTLNLMNVSAATLAYKLAPKTFVATAQALVWVSHFNIGRCLGTFVGGYLTTQYGQVCVFQGAAVAAAIIAAVYLCIHQLVKHLKTHGKPLPKPQPIRENGNVPNGHYTPLQAADGRF; from the exons atgGGGTGCAGTATCAACAGACCGCTTTTCCTGCACAAGATTCTCTTCTTTACGTTCTATGGAG CCCTCGGGAGCATCATGGCCTTCCTGACGATCCACATGCGGACGCTCGGACTCAACATGGCGGAGATCACGTGGATTAACTCCATCTTGCCCCTGACCTCCCTCGCCGGCCCTCCGCTCGTGGGCCTCCTGGCGGACAGACTCGGAAACTATCGCGTCATCACGATTGTTTTCATGGCCCTCG GCGCCATGATGTACACAGCCCTCCTCTTCGTTCCGCCCTACGAGGTCACGCCCGTGCAGCCCGTCCTCACCCTCACGTGCGACGCTGAAGGAGCAGCCATCATGCTCGACTCCTGCGGACAGCCGTGCCCGGATCTCAACCGCTCGCATTCGTCTTCGTTTAG AATAGGGGGGTGCGAACAAGTCTGTTTGATGCCACACGAACACAATAGCACTGAGTTGGAGGTTAAAGCCCCGCCTTCTGCCGAGCCTGCCTACTTGTGCTTAACTAGGCCTGGGGGTGACAAGGAGTACATAGCATGCAATGAGAGCAAG ACGCATTTAGAATTCAGCCGTCCTCTGGTGACCCCGCAGTATCATGGAGGAGCAGAGGGAGCTGTATGTCATTACCCTCAGCACGAATTCAACACGAGTGAAGGGCAGTTCATCAGCCTCACCTGCCTTACGTCTGCACCGAACTGTAGGGTCGTCTGTGATGCCAGTGAAATG ACTGAAGGCAACAGCTTGCTGCAGGAGCCCATGTGTTCCGTCGTGAAGGGAAATCCCACGATGACCCTCTGGCTGTACTTTGGATTTCGTGCCCTGGCTGAAATGTTCATCGCCATCCTGGTGTCACTGCTAGAGGCTGTGGCACTTACCATGGTACACCAGCATAACGGGGACTACGGGCGAGAGAAAATGTGTGGTATTTTTGCTGTTG gtgtcttttctcctctctgcGGATACCTGATGGACACACAAACCGGGACATTCGGAGTTTACGATTATGCTCCTGTATTTTATGTGTTTGATGGCCTTCTCATGATCACTGCCATTGTGACTCTATTTCTACCTTTTGAAGTAGAAGTTACGAGAAAAAGCctg TGGAAGAGCATCGGCTCCCTGATCAAAACCTCGGAACTCAACATCCTCCTTTTACTGATGACGCTGCTCGGCACATTCTGGGGTTATCTGAAGACATTCGTTTACGTTTACCTCGAGGACCTGCATGCATCCAAGCTCCTTATGGGACTAACCGTGACCATCAGCATCGTCCCCTCATTACCGTTCCTGTACAAGAGTTCTGCTGTGGTGCAGTTCTGTGGGCATCACTACCTCATCATGCTGGCCTTTGTAGCTTATTGTATTAGATTTGCCG GTTTATCCTATATCACGAATCCATGGTGGGCGTTACTGCTAGAGTCACTGGAACTCTTCACACTAAACCTCATGAACGTCTCAGCAGCCACGTTAGCATACAAACTAGCCCCAAAGACGTTTGTTGCAACAGCACAAGCTCTTGTATGGGTCTCACATTTTAATATAg GTCGATGCCTCGGTACTTTTGTTGGTGGGTACCTGACTACTCAGTACGGGCAGGTGTGTGTCTTTCAGGGTGCAGCAGTTGCAGCTGCTATTATTGCTGCCGTCTACCTGTGTATACACCAGCTGGTCAAACACTTAAAGACTCATGGGAAACCCCTGCCAAAACCACAGCCGATAAGAGAAAATG GAAATGTTCCCAATGGCCATTACACACCACTGCAAGCTGCCGATGGAAGATTTTGA
- the LOC125032358 gene encoding gamma-aminobutyric acid receptor subunit pi-like: MKHNGTDVVISRTIKYLFAFSCQYDFFAFPFDTQTCDMELHLQPFQGCQPEWNTTSGGIRVYGNKSTISIYSVSELRYTFDHKNRNVLTLKLLFVRRFEAFLLTTFLPCIILCALSQLTLTHFSIDDFTDRITVTLSLLIVIASLFSQMSSSVPSSPVPKCVDFFFFYCILRVSIVFFMHSSIGRSMASGDRQEDVMVANRGPTNTLKVAWPEKSQGLKQPLSTCRSRAINAAGICVTLLLDVIVTFVFVVWIIRDHYQSHNQFAKYNRTE; this comes from the coding sequence ACGATCAAATACCTGTTCGCTTTCTCGTGCCAGTACGACTTCTTCGCCTTCCCCTTCGACACTCAGACGTGCGACATGGAGTTACACCTTCAGCCTTTCCAGGGTTGCCAGCCGGAGTGGAACACCACGAGCGGAGGCATACGCGTCTACGGAAACAAGTCGACGATCTCGATTTACTCCGTGTCGGAACTGCGATACACCTTCGATCACAAGAACCGGAACGTGCTGACGCTCAAACTCCTCTTCGTCAGGAGATTCGAGGCCTTCCTGCTGACCACGTTCCTTCCGTGTATCATCCTGTGCGCTCTCTCGCAGCTCACGCTCACGCACTTCAGCATCGATGACTTCACCGACAGAATCACCGTCACGCTCTCGCTGCTCATCGTCATCGCCTCGCTCTTCTCGCAGATGTCGTCCAGCGTGCCCAGCTCCCCGGTGCCCAAGTGcgtcgacttcttcttcttctactgcatCCTGAGGGTCAGCATCGTCTTCTTCATGCACAGCTCCATCGGCAGGAGCATGGCGTCGGGAGACAGGCAGGAGGACGTGATGGTAGCCAACAGAGGACCCACGAACACGCTGAAGGTGGCGTGGCCGGAGAAATCCCAAGGACTTAAGCAACCCTTGAGTACCTGCCGCTCGAGGGCCATCAACGCCGCCGGGATCTGCGTGACCTTGCTCCTCGATGTCATCGTGACCTTCGTCTTCGTCGTGTGGATCATAAGGGATCACTATCAAAGCCACAACCAGTTCGCCAAATATAATCGTACCGAGTGA